Proteins from one Mesotoga infera genomic window:
- a CDS encoding extracellular solute-binding protein, with translation MKRATIFLFLVLLAVLSLGKGNLILYGWSDYIPEEVIENFSKEYDVKVTYDTYDSNETMFAKLKAGARGYDLAMPSADYTSIMIKENMLLKIDRSKIDNLINIDPDIIEQMYYDPNNEYSIPYMVGTTGIAVNTLYLQDYPKSWEIFQMPELRGKMTLLDDMREVFGAALKYLGYSVNTTDEAQLKEAKNLILEWKKNIAKFDNELFAKGVISGEFWVVHGYGENIFYEATEEELENIDFFIPREGSTMWIDSFVILKGARNIDNAHLFINYILRPEVSAKISDYLLLPSPNVPARELMEEEPVYTAQEMENTELIKDLGRDLRLYNDLWNEIRFGL, from the coding sequence ATGAAAAGAGCTACGATCTTTCTTTTTCTGGTTTTATTGGCCGTACTTTCTCTAGGTAAGGGGAATCTTATCCTTTACGGCTGGTCTGATTACATTCCTGAAGAGGTAATAGAGAATTTCTCCAAGGAATACGATGTAAAAGTGACATACGACACTTACGATTCCAACGAAACAATGTTCGCCAAACTCAAAGCCGGGGCGAGGGGTTACGACCTGGCCATGCCTTCTGCCGACTATACAAGTATCATGATCAAAGAGAATATGCTGTTGAAGATCGATAGATCGAAAATCGACAACCTGATCAACATCGATCCCGACATAATCGAACAGATGTACTACGATCCGAACAACGAATACAGCATACCTTACATGGTCGGCACGACCGGAATAGCAGTGAACACCCTCTATCTTCAGGACTACCCGAAATCCTGGGAGATCTTCCAGATGCCTGAATTGAGAGGCAAGATGACTCTTCTGGACGATATGAGAGAGGTCTTCGGAGCCGCTTTGAAATACCTTGGGTATTCCGTTAACACGACCGACGAGGCCCAGTTAAAAGAAGCGAAGAATCTCATTTTGGAATGGAAGAAGAATATAGCCAAGTTCGACAACGAACTCTTCGCTAAAGGTGTGATTTCCGGAGAATTCTGGGTGGTTCACGGATACGGCGAAAACATATTCTACGAGGCTACCGAAGAAGAACTCGAAAATATCGATTTTTTTATCCCTCGAGAGGGTAGCACCATGTGGATAGACAGCTTTGTAATCCTCAAAGGGGCAAGGAATATAGATAACGCTCATCTCTTCATAAACTACATACTCAGGCCGGAAGTGTCGGCTAAGATCTCAGATTACTTGCTTCTTCCCTCTCCAAACGTACCGGCAAGAGAACTGATGGAAGAGGAACCGGTTTACACGGCCCAGGAAATGGAAAACACCGAGTTGATCAAGGATCTCGGAAGAGATTTGAGACTGTACAATGATCTCTGGAACGAGATAAGGTTCGGTCTTTGA
- a CDS encoding ABC transporter permease: MKSKRDFTGFMVSMPGVLWLTVFFLIPYIIIIIYSFLTSGIYGGVELPFTLEAYSKMLVNAGYWQILWRTVWISIIATSICVGLGLPAAYFIATSKHRNIFLTLVIIPFWTNFLVRIFGWMVILGRNGLINSFLQLLGLKEPLSFMYTPGAVILVIVYMYLPYMILPLYSAIEKFDFRLIEAAMDLGAKRTQAIWKVLIPSIRGGIGAGVILVFIPALGSYAIPDLVGGADGAMLGNLIARQLTVARNWPSSSAISMIFLLISTLGLLVYLRINKVQNKRRVQVSEIYMKEEEG; encoded by the coding sequence TTGAAGAGTAAGAGAGATTTCACGGGTTTTATGGTCTCTATGCCCGGTGTACTCTGGCTGACAGTCTTTTTTCTGATCCCGTACATTATAATCATCATCTACAGTTTTCTGACATCGGGAATTTACGGTGGCGTGGAGCTGCCGTTCACTCTCGAGGCTTACTCGAAGATGCTGGTCAACGCTGGTTACTGGCAGATACTCTGGAGAACTGTCTGGATATCCATTATTGCTACGTCGATCTGCGTTGGGCTTGGACTTCCGGCAGCTTACTTCATCGCCACGTCAAAACACAGGAACATTTTTCTCACTCTGGTCATCATACCCTTCTGGACAAATTTTCTGGTCAGAATCTTTGGTTGGATGGTCATACTGGGGCGAAACGGCTTGATCAACTCCTTCCTGCAACTACTGGGTTTGAAAGAGCCCTTGAGCTTTATGTATACACCCGGGGCTGTGATACTGGTGATCGTGTACATGTACCTTCCGTACATGATACTCCCGCTTTACAGCGCGATAGAGAAATTTGATTTTAGACTCATAGAAGCGGCTATGGATCTTGGAGCCAAAAGAACCCAGGCAATTTGGAAAGTGCTCATACCTTCGATAAGGGGCGGAATTGGCGCAGGAGTCATACTGGTCTTCATACCGGCTCTCGGTTCGTACGCCATCCCCGACCTGGTTGGAGGCGCCGATGGGGCGATGCTTGGAAACCTCATCGCCAGACAGTTGACGGTCGCGCGTAACTGGCCGTCGTCATCGGCGATATCGATGATCTTTCTTCTTATCTCGACACTCGGACTTCTGGTGTACCTAAGGATCAACAAAGTGCAGAACAAGAGAAGGGTACAGGTGAGCGAAATCTATATGAAAGAGGAGGAAGGCTGA
- a CDS encoding sugar phosphate nucleotidyltransferase has product MITVILAAGQGKRLRSSVPKPLVKIKGKTMIEHVIEKAFYATASRKAILVINPDFEGDFLSQLKVPVTFAYQSVPKGTADALAQALNLIENGEDILVMYADLVLISRDSLKSLVSLHIERNCDITFLSGTTERRYPYALVERDERGRVIAFQEKKVPDFDPPWEFYIGPIILKKSVVEAYIEKLSPNESTGEIYIADIVSMAIADNKNICGFVTNNEREFLGVNTPEDLKAAEEIIEQ; this is encoded by the coding sequence TTGATAACGGTCATTCTTGCCGCCGGGCAGGGAAAACGTCTGAGATCATCAGTGCCAAAACCACTAGTGAAGATCAAGGGTAAGACTATGATCGAACACGTAATTGAAAAGGCCTTCTATGCTACAGCAAGCCGCAAAGCCATATTAGTAATTAATCCCGATTTCGAGGGAGATTTCCTTTCCCAACTGAAAGTTCCCGTTACTTTCGCTTATCAGAGTGTTCCGAAGGGAACGGCCGATGCGCTTGCCCAGGCTTTGAATTTGATTGAAAACGGTGAGGATATACTGGTTATGTATGCCGATTTGGTACTTATCTCGAGAGATTCTTTGAAATCTCTGGTCTCGCTGCACATAGAGAGAAACTGCGATATCACTTTCCTTTCGGGAACTACGGAAAGGAGATACCCCTACGCCCTGGTCGAAAGGGATGAGAGAGGAAGAGTTATAGCTTTCCAGGAGAAGAAAGTTCCCGATTTCGACCCTCCGTGGGAGTTCTACATTGGTCCGATAATTCTGAAGAAATCCGTGGTAGAGGCGTATATAGAAAAGTTATCTCCTAACGAAAGTACAGGAGAAATTTACATAGCCGACATAGTGTCCATGGCAATCGCTGACAACAAGAATATATGCGGCTTTGTGACAAACAACGAGAGAGAATTTCTCGGAGTGAACACCCCCGAAGACTTAAAAGCAGCCGAAGAAATCATTGAACAGTGA
- a CDS encoding ABC transporter permease — METKKVIGKRRFSMTITTIVFVFLYLPIFALVVLSFNSARQGVAWTGFTLKWYAELFRQSDIWAAFLNTIIIAVTSSVAATAIGTFAALALYWYQSRLKSYLGILVYTPLIIPDILMGVSMLVFFVAVGLPLGLFTIFLAHVTFCVSYVTVTVMTRLEDFDYSVVEVARDLGARNRQVFTKVVAPIIMPGIMAGFLLSLTLSIDDFVITFFVAGPGSTTLPLKIFSMIKFGVSPVINALSTLLLIGTLFVSFFGSKFRKLIF; from the coding sequence ATGGAAACCAAAAAAGTCATAGGCAAGCGAAGATTTTCTATGACGATTACAACGATAGTTTTCGTTTTCCTCTATCTTCCGATTTTCGCCCTGGTCGTTCTTTCTTTCAACAGTGCGAGACAGGGTGTTGCCTGGACGGGCTTCACCTTGAAATGGTATGCGGAACTCTTCAGGCAATCGGATATTTGGGCGGCCTTCTTAAACACGATTATAATTGCCGTCACTTCCTCGGTCGCAGCTACGGCGATCGGTACCTTCGCCGCTCTGGCCCTGTACTGGTATCAGTCGCGTCTCAAGAGCTATCTCGGAATTCTCGTATATACACCCCTAATAATTCCCGATATCCTGATGGGTGTATCGATGCTGGTGTTCTTTGTGGCCGTAGGGTTACCTTTAGGTCTATTCACAATATTTCTAGCCCACGTAACATTCTGTGTATCCTATGTCACCGTGACAGTCATGACGAGGCTCGAAGACTTCGACTACTCGGTGGTCGAGGTTGCGAGGGATCTGGGAGCTCGCAACCGCCAGGTATTTACAAAGGTGGTTGCGCCGATAATTATGCCTGGAATCATGGCAGGTTTCCTTCTATCGCTGACGCTCTCCATAGACGATTTCGTCATAACCTTTTTCGTGGCTGGCCCCGGTTCGACCACACTGCCGTTGAAGATATTCTCGATGATAAAGTTCGGAGTCTCTCCTGTGATAAACGCTCTTTCAACACTGCTCCTTATAGGAACACTTTTCGTCTCCTTTTTCGGGAGCAAGTTCAGAAAATTAATCTTTTAG
- a CDS encoding DUF401 family protein — MNTLAVVIAIVVLIVSLRLFKDISLSLLFSVLTIGLILLIHPGDYLKAFTTEIMDWNFWKVIITVFSIYLLGETMDKSGNSTRFVRAVEKLFPEPRVSISLMPAIIGLLPMPGGAMFSAPMVRDLARSDPSITDEDAMVFNYWFRHAMEFFWPLYPALVIAAGISAISINKLVLWLFPIGLVALVSGYLLMIRRPIRIRYSNYAIKELLISAWPIIAVIVLVILNQPGWLAVMGTALIYLLLNRNKKKVIVAALKYKTFILLLTVFFYKNLVDIAGIPQAMGSELIAWSIPPITLVILLPFLMGFMTGVTQAGVGLSLPLILSMGSGYGTLSTVMLAYTFAVVGVLVSPIHLCTVLTVEYFKTEYTRVMKRISAVTLLSIAASVVVFLLSKST; from the coding sequence ATGAACACTCTCGCGGTTGTAATCGCCATCGTCGTTCTTATTGTATCGCTTAGGCTTTTCAAAGACATTTCTTTGTCGCTGCTCTTTTCGGTTCTTACCATAGGGTTAATACTTCTAATCCACCCGGGAGATTATCTCAAAGCTTTCACCACAGAGATAATGGACTGGAACTTCTGGAAGGTAATAATAACCGTATTTTCTATTTACCTGTTGGGTGAGACCATGGACAAGAGCGGAAATTCAACCAGGTTCGTGAGAGCTGTAGAAAAACTCTTCCCCGAACCCAGAGTTTCGATATCGTTGATGCCCGCAATCATCGGTTTACTGCCCATGCCCGGAGGCGCGATGTTTTCGGCACCCATGGTAAGGGATCTCGCTAGAAGCGATCCATCTATCACCGACGAAGATGCGATGGTTTTCAATTACTGGTTCAGGCATGCCATGGAATTTTTCTGGCCGCTCTATCCTGCTCTGGTAATAGCGGCTGGCATATCGGCAATCAGTATAAACAAACTGGTTCTCTGGCTTTTTCCGATAGGACTCGTCGCACTCGTGAGCGGTTATCTTTTGATGATAAGAAGACCCATAAGAATCAGGTACAGTAACTACGCTATCAAAGAGCTCCTTATAAGTGCCTGGCCTATCATCGCGGTCATCGTTCTGGTAATACTTAATCAGCCTGGCTGGCTGGCGGTTATGGGAACGGCCTTGATATATCTGTTGCTGAACAGGAACAAGAAAAAGGTTATAGTCGCCGCACTCAAATACAAGACCTTCATACTTCTTTTAACGGTCTTTTTTTACAAGAACCTGGTCGATATCGCCGGGATACCACAGGCGATGGGCAGTGAACTGATAGCTTGGTCGATACCCCCCATCACTCTGGTGATTCTGTTGCCTTTTCTCATGGGCTTCATGACCGGTGTCACCCAGGCCGGCGTCGGTCTGAGTCTCCCTCTCATACTCAGTATGGGCAGCGGTTATGGTACACTCTCTACTGTCATGCTGGCCTATACATTCGCTGTCGTGGGTGTTTTGGTCTCCCCCATACATCTTTGCACAGTGCTCACTGTGGAGTATTTCAAAACCGAATATACTAGAGTCATGAAGAGGATATCCGCGGTCACACTTCTCTCAATCGCGGCAAGCGTGGTGGTTTTCCTGCTGTCCAAGTCAACTTGA
- a CDS encoding alpha/beta hydrolase family protein, with amino-acid sequence MPYHFERTPDGYRSGQLFLDPRTDVLRDRFENAVVDAMTSLEYLRATCSPPYYLMGYSFGGFIAVITAAIDGGISGLSLTVTGGNFYHITWKSFVTGVMRVKYEEDGSCNRDKCHEMHGKIFHDYTASLEGPEVELGSAPISCLEYDPLTYARFVRCPTLLTGALFDIFIPKKSTLELSQAIPDCKVKWLPTGHLSSILFKRWVLREAATFFVNFGRS; translated from the coding sequence TTGCCTTACCATTTCGAGAGAACACCGGACGGATACAGGTCGGGCCAATTGTTTCTCGATCCCCGCACCGACGTACTGCGTGATAGATTCGAGAACGCCGTGGTGGATGCCATGACCAGTCTGGAGTATCTAAGAGCGACCTGTTCTCCCCCCTATTACCTTATGGGTTACAGCTTCGGAGGTTTCATCGCAGTTATTACGGCCGCCATCGACGGAGGCATCTCCGGGCTTTCACTGACGGTTACCGGAGGAAATTTCTATCACATAACATGGAAGAGCTTCGTTACGGGGGTTATGAGAGTTAAATACGAAGAGGACGGTTCCTGCAACAGAGATAAGTGCCATGAGATGCACGGGAAAATCTTTCACGACTACACCGCTTCTCTCGAAGGTCCCGAAGTGGAACTGGGGAGCGCCCCTATATCCTGCCTTGAATACGATCCTCTTACTTATGCCAGGTTCGTGAGATGCCCCACGTTGCTCACAGGTGCACTTTTCGACATCTTCATTCCCAAGAAATCGACCCTTGAACTATCGCAGGCGATACCGGATTGTAAAGTGAAGTGGCTGCCCACCGGACACCTGTCTTCAATACTTTTCAAAAGATGGGTACTGCGGGAGGCAGCCACTTTTTTCGTTAATTTCGGCCGATCATAA
- a CDS encoding ABC transporter ATP-binding protein, translating into MGGEKELKDYSVVLTNVTKIFDNEFTAVDNVSLKIEQGEFFSLLGPSGCGKTTILRMIAGFEDPTSGSIMLNGKNIIGTPPNEREVNTVFQNYALFPHLNVFENIAFSLRLRKEKEEEIRQKVMNMIDLTRLNGHVEKMPSQLSGGQKQRVAIARALVGKPTVLLLDEPLAALDAKLRQHMLVELDTIHDEVGITFIYVTHDQSEAMSISDHVAVMNEGEIIQYGTPFEVYESPVNAFVANFIGETNFFTGTVEKVEEEYFMLDTGRFGKIWFYKDMEVKIGQVIQVSLRPEKVKVTKEKPITPQGIKINILEGTVDETIYLGSQTKYTIAVGNHYLQAFKQHVRYLLDEVIITWKDRVYVWWFADDSYVLREPGGVSIEE; encoded by the coding sequence ATTGGAGGTGAGAAGGAATTGAAAGATTACTCCGTTGTCCTTACCAATGTCACAAAGATATTCGACAACGAATTCACCGCTGTGGACAACGTTTCTTTGAAAATAGAACAGGGCGAGTTTTTTTCTCTTCTGGGACCCTCTGGTTGTGGCAAGACTACTATTCTAAGGATGATAGCAGGCTTCGAAGATCCAACTTCCGGTAGCATAATGCTGAACGGTAAAAATATCATCGGTACACCTCCAAACGAAAGGGAAGTGAACACGGTTTTTCAAAACTACGCTCTCTTTCCACACCTGAATGTCTTCGAAAATATAGCTTTCAGCCTCAGATTGAGAAAGGAGAAAGAGGAAGAGATCAGGCAGAAAGTCATGAACATGATCGACTTGACGAGGCTGAACGGTCACGTCGAGAAGATGCCCTCACAGCTTTCTGGAGGTCAGAAGCAGAGGGTGGCTATCGCCAGAGCCCTTGTGGGGAAACCCACCGTGCTTCTTCTCGATGAACCATTGGCGGCGTTGGATGCCAAGCTGAGACAACATATGCTTGTCGAGCTAGATACGATCCACGACGAAGTGGGAATAACCTTCATCTATGTAACTCACGATCAAAGCGAGGCCATGTCGATATCCGACCATGTGGCGGTGATGAACGAAGGCGAAATTATTCAGTATGGAACGCCTTTCGAAGTCTATGAAAGTCCTGTCAATGCTTTCGTTGCCAATTTTATCGGAGAAACCAATTTCTTCACCGGAACCGTAGAAAAGGTTGAAGAGGAATACTTTATGCTCGACACCGGCAGGTTCGGCAAGATCTGGTTCTATAAAGATATGGAAGTCAAGATCGGTCAGGTTATCCAGGTTTCGCTCCGACCGGAAAAAGTAAAAGTGACTAAAGAAAAGCCAATCACCCCGCAAGGGATCAAGATAAATATACTCGAAGGAACGGTGGACGAGACTATATATCTCGGAAGTCAGACCAAGTACACCATAGCGGTTGGCAATCATTATCTCCAGGCCTTTAAACAACACGTGAGATACCTGTTGGACGAGGTGATAATTACCTGGAAGGACCGTGTGTACGTCTGGTGGTTCGCTGACGATAGTTACGTCCTGCGCGAACCTGGTGGTGTCTCAATTGAAGAGTAA
- a CDS encoding diguanylate cyclase — MKSNLSIIIMIVFIFACISLKANVLVFGGDRDYPPYEYIDENGDYTGFNVDIMRAVARVLGMDLEIELGEWNYIVEKMKSGQLDGLLGMAVTAEREKLYSFSIPHNYLYMSIFHRKNTSISSVEELRDKEIIVQKNGVMHDYLLENSITDKIITVEMPLDGLKMLSSGKGDFGLFGKYQGLYLAKQNNLKNLAVFENAVFERDYCFAVSKENQDLLGLLNKGLLFIRDSGEYREIYKKWFGTLDWFEGNVQNIVFWGTIVILLFLIVVFVLSIWNSTLKKLVEKRTEELTSRISEYDSLQNKIRALHEVTLQMKKCSDEEEVYDLVVKAAREILKYDYYSLDIVEGDFLVAKRYSDTIEINSNVPKYEGIAGRTLKTGETIVVDDITSVDYALPSSNKIRSLISIPMGSFGVFQTVSLKLAAFSREDVELAELLIYHAVGAIDIIRKTKEISFLAFHDSLTGLYNRTFFDEEILRMDTSRNLPISLIFGDVNGLKIINDSYGHFYGDEYLKTVAGTIKSSCRQEDLVVRWGGDEFVVLLFRTSEQQAREIIFRIESNLVAIRDFPVAVSVSFGVSTKTSKDQNIANLIEEAEFEMYNQKGLSKKSGKTMK, encoded by the coding sequence ATGAAATCAAATCTTTCAATCATTATAATGATAGTATTTATCTTTGCCTGTATCTCATTAAAAGCCAACGTACTCGTCTTCGGAGGTGACAGAGATTACCCTCCCTACGAGTATATAGATGAAAACGGCGACTATACGGGTTTCAACGTTGACATTATGAGAGCGGTAGCCAGAGTTCTGGGAATGGACTTAGAAATAGAGCTCGGTGAATGGAACTACATAGTCGAGAAGATGAAATCCGGTCAACTCGACGGTCTGCTGGGCATGGCGGTAACGGCCGAACGCGAAAAATTGTACTCCTTTTCGATCCCACACAATTATCTTTACATGAGTATCTTTCACAGGAAAAACACCTCGATAAGCTCGGTCGAAGAGCTGCGCGACAAAGAGATAATCGTTCAAAAGAACGGTGTTATGCACGACTATCTTCTGGAAAACTCAATCACCGACAAAATAATCACAGTCGAGATGCCACTCGACGGATTGAAAATGCTTTCATCGGGCAAGGGCGATTTTGGTCTTTTCGGCAAGTATCAGGGGCTGTACCTGGCCAAACAGAACAACCTGAAAAATCTGGCTGTTTTTGAAAACGCCGTCTTCGAGAGAGATTACTGTTTCGCCGTTTCAAAAGAAAACCAGGATCTTCTCGGCCTACTCAACAAAGGCCTTCTCTTTATAAGGGACAGTGGCGAATACAGAGAAATCTATAAAAAATGGTTCGGCACGCTCGATTGGTTTGAAGGCAACGTTCAGAATATCGTGTTCTGGGGTACGATCGTTATATTGCTGTTCCTGATAGTGGTTTTCGTGCTTTCTATATGGAATTCGACTCTAAAAAAGCTTGTTGAAAAGAGAACCGAGGAACTGACCAGTAGAATCTCCGAGTACGACAGCCTCCAGAATAAAATTCGCGCCTTGCATGAAGTTACACTTCAGATGAAAAAATGCAGCGATGAAGAAGAAGTTTACGATCTGGTTGTGAAGGCCGCAAGAGAGATTCTCAAATACGATTATTACAGTCTCGACATCGTAGAAGGTGATTTTCTAGTGGCCAAAAGGTACTCCGACACCATAGAGATCAACTCGAATGTGCCAAAATACGAGGGAATCGCCGGTAGAACATTGAAAACGGGAGAGACGATAGTAGTCGACGATATCACCTCGGTCGATTACGCGCTCCCATCAAGCAATAAGATCAGGTCGCTGATAAGCATCCCCATGGGTTCTTTCGGTGTCTTTCAGACGGTTTCTTTAAAGCTGGCTGCCTTCAGCAGGGAAGATGTGGAACTGGCCGAGCTACTCATCTATCACGCGGTCGGTGCGATCGACATCATACGCAAAACGAAAGAGATAAGTTTCCTGGCCTTCCACGATTCGCTGACGGGACTTTACAACCGCACCTTTTTCGATGAAGAGATATTGCGGATGGACACTTCCAGAAACCTGCCAATATCTCTGATATTCGGCGATGTGAATGGTCTGAAGATCATAAACGACAGTTACGGCCACTTCTACGGAGACGAATATCTTAAAACTGTTGCTGGAACTATAAAAAGCTCATGCAGACAGGAAGATCTCGTTGTTCGCTGGGGTGGCGACGAGTTCGTAGTTTTACTTTTCAGAACTTCGGAGCAACAGGCCAGGGAAATCATCTTCCGCATCGAGAGCAACCTGGTCGCCATAAGAGACTTTCCTGTAGCCGTGAGCGTTTCTTTCGGTGTTTCCACGAAGACCTCCAAAGATCAGAATATCGCCAATTTAATCGAAGAAGCCGAATTCGAAATGTACAACCAGAAGGGATTATCAAAAAAATCCGGTAAAACCATGAAATGA
- a CDS encoding zinc-binding dehydrogenase — MGFAEKIIVDSQNAVPFEGVSFLEASLVEPMGVALDLSYTVKPELNDDVLVVGLGPIGLMAIQIAKVMGARRVFAANHSRSKIRIDVAKQLGVDEVIEVDKTPISSYRFPRGGVDKALVTAPPYVIPEVLRVMNYGGVVGFIGIDYGEGRFITFDANTFHFNKLQLRASHAVPALYFPICIDMIKSGAVNVKPLITDTFTLEDIEIMMKRAEKEKDRVIKAVMIGRN; from the coding sequence ATGGGTTTCGCCGAGAAGATAATCGTTGACAGTCAGAACGCTGTCCCTTTCGAGGGAGTCTCCTTCCTGGAGGCCTCTCTCGTAGAACCTATGGGAGTCGCTCTGGATTTGAGCTATACGGTTAAGCCTGAATTGAACGACGATGTGCTGGTCGTCGGTCTGGGACCGATCGGACTTATGGCTATTCAGATCGCGAAGGTCATGGGTGCCAGACGCGTCTTCGCAGCCAACCACTCCCGTTCCAAAATCAGGATCGACGTGGCCAAACAACTGGGTGTGGACGAAGTGATAGAGGTGGATAAGACGCCCATAAGTTCATACCGATTCCCCCGTGGCGGAGTGGACAAAGCACTTGTGACAGCTCCTCCTTATGTCATACCCGAGGTGCTGAGAGTCATGAACTATGGAGGTGTCGTAGGGTTCATCGGTATTGATTATGGCGAAGGCCGATTCATAACTTTCGACGCCAATACCTTCCATTTCAACAAACTCCAGCTCAGAGCCTCGCATGCCGTGCCTGCCCTTTACTTCCCCATCTGTATCGATATGATCAAGAGCGGTGCGGTGAACGTGAAGCCCCTGATAACCGACACTTTCACACTCGAAGATATAGAGATAATGATGAAGAGGGCCGAAAAGGAAAAGGACAGGGTAATTAAAGCAGTTATGATCGGCCGAAATTAA
- a CDS encoding FGGY-family carbohydrate kinase: MNLKWILDTIEESIPIGKIRVIGGGARSESWKRILSNILGKVLVVPRNVEEATSMGAAIIAGVGSGLFDFSAARDFVVDVEQIEPLGNEHKQYLRLYDLFKETYFSLRETFEKLAGIKRG, from the coding sequence ATGAATCTCAAATGGATCTTGGATACCATCGAAGAGTCGATACCGATAGGCAAGATTCGTGTCATAGGCGGTGGTGCCAGAAGCGAGAGCTGGAAAAGGATACTCTCTAACATTCTTGGGAAAGTCCTGGTAGTTCCACGAAACGTTGAAGAAGCGACATCGATGGGTGCCGCGATAATTGCCGGAGTAGGTTCCGGCCTTTTCGATTTCTCAGCCGCTAGAGATTTCGTAGTAGATGTCGAACAAATCGAGCCGTTGGGAAACGAGCACAAGCAATATCTGAGACTTTATGATCTCTTCAAAGAAACCTATTTTTCGCTCAGGGAGACCTTTGAGAAGCTTGCAGGAATCAAAAGGGGCTAG
- a CDS encoding HD-GYP domain-containing protein yields the protein MLLQISGLHPFIFDTDSFTPNYDYFKDTYGHVCESDECRQLYMGTATMASEMFRIRGFYTEDHCKNVSRLACAIARKMNEIRLAGELETAGMIHDIGMMTIFSEMIGKPGKLAWFESQLLHEHPLVGYELVKKVPFPRPIAKAILEHHERLDGSGYPLGLKGDEISIGGKILAVAEVVSAMSFYRIYRDDYGVEVALNEIEKEADRFYDSDVVGACLKCFEEGFEF from the coding sequence ATGCTTCTACAAATTTCCGGTCTTCACCCGTTCATTTTCGATACTGATAGTTTTACACCAAACTACGATTATTTCAAAGACACTTACGGACATGTTTGTGAGAGTGACGAATGTAGGCAATTATACATGGGAACGGCGACCATGGCTTCGGAGATGTTTAGAATCAGGGGTTTCTATACCGAAGATCATTGCAAAAACGTATCTAGACTTGCCTGTGCAATAGCCAGAAAGATGAACGAAATTAGACTGGCCGGAGAACTGGAAACTGCTGGAATGATACACGATATCGGTATGATGACTATATTTTCAGAAATGATCGGTAAACCAGGAAAGCTCGCCTGGTTTGAATCACAGCTTTTACATGAACATCCTCTCGTGGGATACGAACTCGTGAAGAAAGTACCCTTCCCTCGCCCTATTGCAAAAGCCATACTGGAGCACCATGAAAGGCTGGACGGTTCGGGATATCCGTTGGGATTAAAGGGCGATGAAATCAGCATTGGAGGTAAAATTTTGGCCGTGGCCGAGGTCGTATCGGCCATGAGTTTCTACAGAATCTACAGGGACGATTATGGAGTAGAAGTAGCTTTGAATGAAATTGAAAAAGAAGCCGATCGCTTTTACGACAGCGATGTGGTAGGAGCCTGTTTAAAGTGCTTCGAAGAAGGCTTTGAATTTTAG